The Listeria sp. PSOL-1 genome includes a region encoding these proteins:
- a CDS encoding DUF1622 domain-containing protein, which produces MTELSGMLMRFLLPIIELLILFLNLISIIILIVGVFQVLIYFLKRLFHPEKKQNVVLTNNAIKNKLGSYVLLSLEVLIAADIIETIIKPTFEDIMMLGLIVVIRTIISYFLTKEIKEFESE; this is translated from the coding sequence ATGACAGAATTAAGCGGAATGTTGATGCGCTTTTTATTGCCGATTATTGAGTTGTTGATTTTATTTCTCAATCTGATATCTATTATTATTTTAATTGTTGGGGTTTTTCAGGTTTTAATCTATTTTTTGAAAAGATTATTTCATCCGGAAAAAAAGCAAAATGTTGTACTTACGAATAATGCCATCAAAAATAAACTCGGCAGCTATGTGTTACTTAGTTTAGAAGTTCTAATTGCTGCTGATATCATTGAGACAATTATTAAACCGACCTTTGAAGATATTATGATGTTAGGTTTAATCGTTGTGATTCGGACCATTATTTCGTACTTTTTAACCAAAGAAATCAAAGAATTTGAGAGCGAATAA
- a CDS encoding SepM family pheromone-processing serine protease, producing the protein MHKQTKKIIAIVLLIIIIIGFFIPMPYYITKPGSADALEPLVTVEDHPKTVKGSFSLVTVAMTDANIYSYLAAKFLPYHQIDPKEEVKYDHESDEEYNVRQMYMMNESKNNAIQVAYKAAKQDIKVNYSGIYVLSVLEEAPASKFLTAGDLITAIDGHPFKSSQEFISYVKSKKAGNKIELSYVHNKQKRTANIPLAKIDKKGTVGIGITLVDDQNVSADPKIKIDSDKIGGPSAGLMFSLEIYSRFMKTDLTRGRQVAGTGTIDASGNVGRIGGIDQKVVAADKSGASIFFAPNDEITTEMKKDDPTILSNYQLAKKTAKAIHSKMKIIPVKTFQDAVNYLQK; encoded by the coding sequence ATGCACAAACAAACAAAAAAAATTATTGCGATTGTTCTTTTAATCATCATTATTATAGGCTTCTTTATTCCAATGCCTTATTATATTACAAAGCCAGGTTCTGCGGATGCACTTGAACCGCTTGTCACTGTGGAAGATCATCCAAAGACAGTCAAGGGCTCATTTAGCTTAGTCACGGTTGCTATGACAGATGCCAATATTTATTCTTACCTAGCTGCAAAATTTCTTCCGTATCATCAGATCGATCCGAAAGAAGAGGTCAAATATGATCATGAGTCAGATGAAGAATATAATGTTAGGCAAATGTACATGATGAATGAATCAAAAAATAACGCGATTCAAGTGGCTTATAAAGCGGCTAAACAAGATATCAAAGTAAATTATAGTGGAATTTATGTATTAAGTGTACTGGAAGAAGCTCCCGCATCTAAATTTTTAACAGCTGGTGATTTAATAACAGCCATAGATGGACATCCATTCAAATCGAGCCAAGAATTTATTTCTTATGTAAAAAGTAAAAAAGCTGGAAACAAAATCGAACTTAGTTATGTGCACAATAAACAAAAAAGGACGGCTAATATCCCGCTTGCTAAAATTGACAAGAAAGGGACAGTGGGTATCGGTATAACACTTGTAGATGACCAAAATGTAAGTGCCGATCCGAAAATCAAAATAGACTCAGACAAAATTGGTGGACCTTCTGCAGGCTTAATGTTTAGCCTAGAAATTTATAGCCGATTTATGAAGACAGATTTGACAAGAGGACGACAAGTCGCTGGGACTGGAACAATTGATGCTTCTGGGAATGTGGGGCGTATTGGTGGAATTGATCAAAAAGTTGTAGCCGCAGATAAAAGTGGCGCAAGCATTTTCTTTGCGCCAAATGACGAAATTACAACAGAAATGAAAAAAGATGATCCGACGATTCTATCCAACTATCAACTTGCCAAAAAGACGGCAAAAGCAATCCATTCAAAAATGAAAATCATCCCTGTTAAGACGTTCCAAGATGCGGTAAATTATTTGCAAAAATAA
- the coaD gene encoding pantetheine-phosphate adenylyltransferase, which produces MKETIGICPGTFDPITNGHLDIIERAAKVFDIIYISVLNNSSKKPLFNLDERMELIRLSTSHLANVHIESSADLLIQYAKEKKATAIVRGLRAVSDFEYEMQIATMNRALDPGVETFFIMTSSKYSFLSSSIVKEVAKYHEDIGELVPEVVAKALRIKFPREMN; this is translated from the coding sequence ATGAAAGAAACAATTGGAATTTGTCCAGGAACTTTTGATCCAATTACAAACGGGCATCTTGATATTATTGAACGAGCAGCTAAAGTTTTTGATATTATTTATATTTCTGTTTTAAATAATTCTAGTAAAAAGCCGCTATTTAATCTCGATGAACGAATGGAATTAATTCGCCTTTCAACTAGCCACTTAGCGAATGTCCATATTGAGAGTTCAGCTGATTTATTAATTCAGTACGCGAAAGAAAAAAAGGCGACAGCCATTGTGCGTGGTTTACGAGCAGTCAGCGATTTTGAATACGAAATGCAGATTGCGACAATGAACCGTGCACTTGATCCAGGAGTAGAGACTTTTTTTATTATGACAAGTTCTAAATATTCTTTTCTTAGTTCAAGTATTGTGAAAGAAGTAGCGAAGTATCATGAAGATATCGGTGAGTTAGTGCCCGAAGTTGTAGCAAAAGCACTGCGGATAAAGTTTCCACGTGAAATGAACTAG
- the rsmD gene encoding 16S rRNA (guanine(966)-N(2))-methyltransferase RsmD, whose translation MRVIAGDCKSRVLKAVPGKNTRPTTDKIKEALFSIIGPFFEGEEVLDLFAGSGGLGIEALSRGAKTAVFIDQSSLAIKTIHENLTTCKLTEQAEVFRNEAFRALKIFAKQERCFDLIFLDPPYKKQQLETIISQLDTLEMVRPGSQIICEHDKEATLPKNLGRLTKIREATYGITILSIYRLEEGLQ comes from the coding sequence ATGAGAGTCATTGCCGGAGATTGTAAAAGCCGTGTGCTAAAGGCTGTGCCTGGCAAAAATACGCGCCCAACAACAGATAAAATTAAAGAGGCATTATTTTCAATAATTGGTCCCTTTTTTGAAGGCGAGGAAGTGCTTGATCTTTTTGCCGGAAGCGGTGGACTTGGCATTGAAGCCCTTAGCCGTGGCGCAAAAACAGCTGTATTTATTGATCAGTCCAGCTTAGCTATTAAAACCATTCATGAGAACTTAACAACCTGCAAGTTAACTGAACAAGCGGAGGTTTTTCGCAATGAGGCATTTCGAGCTTTAAAAATATTTGCCAAACAAGAGCGTTGTTTTGATTTAATATTTCTTGATCCGCCATATAAAAAACAGCAGCTTGAAACAATTATCAGTCAATTAGATACACTTGAAATGGTGAGGCCAGGGAGTCAAATTATTTGCGAACATGACAAAGAAGCTACTTTACCTAAAAATTTAGGTCGCCTTACAAAAATACGCGAGGCTACTTATGGAATTACGATATTGTCAATTTATCGCTTGGAGGAGGGTCTACAATGA
- a CDS encoding YlbG family protein: MGNDRQAIIVWLSHLKQVRSLKRFGNIHYISKKLKYVVLYCDMSEVDEISEKLSRFHYVKRIEPSFRPFLKTEYESKKDQLNEHYVEEIQVSI, from the coding sequence ATGGGAAATGATCGTCAAGCGATTATTGTTTGGCTAAGTCATTTAAAGCAAGTTCGGTCACTAAAACGTTTTGGGAACATTCATTATATATCAAAGAAATTAAAGTATGTTGTGCTTTACTGTGATATGAGTGAAGTTGATGAGATTTCAGAAAAACTATCACGTTTTCACTATGTTAAACGTATTGAACCTTCCTTTCGACCATTTTTAAAAACAGAATATGAATCGAAAAAGGATCAACTGAATGAACATTACGTTGAAGAAATTCAAGTAAGTATTTAA
- a CDS encoding YlbF family regulator, translated as MMTTTKELELLSEADGLVQTIFESDYVQLYLEKKQQMNDNPKTQARKKAFVKIKERYDEVQRFGRHHPDYKEITRQARKLKRELDMDEFVAEFKRAEMDLQSLLDEISIMLAGAVSTNIKVPTGNPFFVKNSGCSGGGSCGCAK; from the coding sequence ATGATGACAACAACGAAAGAACTAGAGCTCTTAAGTGAAGCAGATGGACTAGTACAGACTATCTTTGAATCTGACTACGTTCAGCTTTATCTTGAGAAAAAACAACAAATGAATGATAATCCAAAAACACAAGCGCGAAAAAAAGCTTTTGTTAAAATAAAAGAAAGATACGACGAAGTGCAACGCTTTGGTCGTCACCATCCTGACTATAAAGAAATCACGAGACAAGCTAGAAAGCTGAAACGTGAGCTTGATATGGATGAATTTGTCGCGGAATTTAAGCGAGCTGAGATGGATTTACAATCTTTGCTTGATGAAATTAGCATTATGCTTGCTGGCGCCGTTTCTACCAATATTAAAGTTCCAACGGGTAACCCATTTTTTGTGAAAAATTCTGGTTGTTCTGGTGGCGGTAGTTGCGGTTGTGCGAAATAA
- a CDS encoding CAP domain-containing protein: protein MKFILKVLVMLVICLFIGYNTDLFFQSPNEKNQAFEKIKQEDLAPTKKKTNESNRSMTSKTSISRFIDQDFKQFKAQFGEPVRIDKTPYGYDNYVYNQPNSSYMIVGVRDQKIQTVYALGEDLSLEPYKIGMSIEKVFTNAKLQSGIAFSYQNGFYRFELSEDDLNVRPIVNLGSGVYAQLNFDKFKSKLVSVRYLNKLAFIKMHPYELNYQGSLFEEKIDEAMWQKINKANDEQTLEITNVIRERYGAEELAYDNQVQQVAYNHSVDMMQNNYFDHQSKTYGSLSDRLKRAGVRYQLAGENIAHNYIDAGAVVEGWLNSPGHRKNLLDKKFTYMGEGTYQKYYTQNFITK from the coding sequence GTGAAATTTATTTTGAAAGTTCTTGTCATGCTTGTTATTTGCCTTTTTATTGGTTACAATACCGATTTATTTTTTCAAAGTCCAAATGAAAAAAACCAAGCTTTTGAGAAAATAAAACAGGAAGATTTAGCACCAACAAAGAAAAAAACAAATGAATCAAATCGATCAATGACTAGTAAAACGAGCATTAGTCGTTTTATTGATCAAGATTTTAAGCAATTTAAAGCTCAATTTGGTGAGCCTGTCCGAATTGATAAGACGCCTTATGGTTATGATAATTATGTCTATAATCAGCCGAATTCAAGCTATATGATTGTTGGAGTGCGGGATCAAAAGATTCAAACTGTTTATGCCTTAGGTGAAGACTTAAGCCTTGAACCGTATAAAATTGGGATGTCAATAGAAAAAGTGTTCACAAACGCCAAGCTTCAATCAGGAATTGCCTTTTCTTATCAAAATGGTTTTTATCGCTTTGAACTCTCGGAAGACGATTTGAACGTACGCCCCATTGTCAATCTAGGAAGTGGTGTTTATGCACAGTTGAATTTTGATAAATTTAAATCAAAGCTTGTCAGTGTCCGTTATTTAAATAAATTAGCTTTTATAAAAATGCATCCTTATGAGTTAAATTATCAAGGGAGTCTTTTTGAAGAAAAAATAGATGAAGCAATGTGGCAAAAAATTAACAAAGCAAACGATGAACAAACACTTGAAATTACGAATGTCATCCGAGAGCGTTATGGGGCAGAGGAGCTAGCTTATGACAATCAAGTCCAGCAAGTTGCTTATAATCACAGTGTTGATATGATGCAAAATAATTATTTTGATCATCAGTCAAAAACGTACGGTTCACTTTCTGATAGATTAAAACGAGCAGGCGTTCGTTACCAATTAGCTGGTGAAAATATTGCGCATAATTATATTGATGCAGGAGCGGTTGTTGAAGGCTGGCTTAATTCGCCTGGTCATCGTAAAAATTTGTTAGATAAAAAGTTCACGTATATGGGTGAAGGAACCTATCAAAAATATTACACACAGAATTTCATCACGAAGTAA
- the cyoE gene encoding heme o synthase, protein MTQMEKTNQLQDVSAKFTVRDFTELIKIGIVNSNTITAFTGMWLAFQLNGISFFQQLDLLFYTIIGSALIVASSGAFNNVIDRDIDGIMERTKSRPTMTGKISGKQALTVASCLGLAGIIILFMTTWQAGLLGVFGMFLYVVVYSLFAKRKLVSNTVIGSLSGAVPPLIGWFAVFPHISIIPIMLFLVMFCWQPPHFYAIAIKRKEEYAAAGIPMLPVVKGIERTKKSMLFWVVLLTILPFFMMQLGMVYVVLATILNLGWFILSLYGFKMRDSIKWARLMFVYSLNYMTILFVVMIVVSIFL, encoded by the coding sequence GTGACTCAGATGGAAAAAACGAATCAGTTGCAAGACGTTTCAGCTAAATTTACAGTTCGTGATTTTACGGAATTGATTAAGATAGGGATTGTTAATTCAAATACAATTACTGCTTTCACTGGGATGTGGTTAGCATTTCAATTAAATGGGATTTCTTTTTTTCAGCAGCTTGACCTTCTTTTTTATACAATCATTGGTTCTGCGCTTATTGTTGCGTCTTCAGGGGCCTTTAATAATGTGATTGATCGTGATATTGATGGGATAATGGAACGCACAAAAAGCAGGCCAACAATGACAGGGAAAATTTCTGGAAAACAAGCATTGACTGTGGCATCTTGTCTTGGTTTAGCAGGAATAATCATTCTCTTTATGACAACCTGGCAAGCGGGATTGCTTGGGGTTTTTGGTATGTTTTTATATGTGGTTGTTTATTCGCTATTTGCTAAACGAAAACTTGTTTCTAACACGGTCATTGGGAGTTTATCTGGCGCAGTACCGCCGCTTATTGGTTGGTTTGCTGTTTTCCCACACATTAGCATCATTCCGATCATGCTCTTTCTCGTGATGTTTTGTTGGCAGCCACCACATTTTTATGCCATTGCGATTAAGCGAAAAGAGGAATATGCAGCAGCAGGGATCCCAATGCTTCCTGTAGTAAAAGGAATTGAACGCACGAAGAAAAGCATGTTATTTTGGGTGGTATTACTTACAATCTTACCTTTTTTTATGATGCAGCTTGGCATGGTTTATGTCGTGTTAGCGACTATACTTAATTTGGGTTGGTTTATACTTAGCCTTTATGGTTTTAAAATGAGAGATAGCATAAAGTGGGCACGTCTTATGTTTGTCTACTCGTTAAATTATATGACCATTTTATTTGTTGTAATGATTGTAGTATCCATCTTCTTGTAA
- a CDS encoding heme A synthase, with protein MKKFLKVWSVLTIIAMTFVVFGGALVTKTGSADGCGNSWPLCNGQLVHLTDITPEKLIEVAHRFTTGISSIFVIILAICAWRLIKDRRETKPLAIIAILFLILQAFMGAAAVIWGQNPYIMALHFGISIICYSAIVLLALLIFEVDRKFDARYLVMERKLRLHIYFLTLYTYITVYTGALVRHEKASLAVPAWPFQNGQFIWPHSIQDYVQYLHRAAAFLLVIWILYVTYLIFRHYKHYRVLTYGMVLAIILVALQTLTGIMSVITSVNLYVALFHSLIITILFALFCYLSLLATRSQKNRLQI; from the coding sequence ATGAAGAAATTTTTGAAAGTCTGGTCCGTCTTAACCATCATTGCGATGACATTTGTTGTTTTTGGCGGCGCTTTAGTAACAAAAACTGGTTCTGCTGACGGTTGTGGTAACTCTTGGCCACTTTGTAACGGACAGCTTGTTCATTTAACCGATATCACACCAGAAAAACTAATCGAAGTTGCGCATCGTTTCACTACTGGTATTAGCTCTATTTTTGTTATTATTTTAGCTATTTGTGCTTGGCGTTTAATTAAAGATCGTCGTGAAACAAAGCCGCTTGCCATTATCGCCATCCTTTTTTTAATTTTACAAGCTTTTATGGGAGCAGCTGCCGTGATTTGGGGGCAAAATCCTTATATTATGGCACTTCATTTTGGTATTTCCATTATTTGTTATTCTGCGATTGTTTTACTAGCACTCCTTATTTTTGAAGTCGATCGAAAATTCGATGCACGCTATCTAGTTATGGAACGCAAATTACGCTTGCATATTTATTTTTTAACACTATATACTTACATTACCGTTTATACTGGAGCACTCGTACGCCATGAAAAAGCAAGTCTGGCTGTTCCTGCTTGGCCTTTTCAAAATGGACAATTTATCTGGCCACATTCCATTCAAGATTACGTTCAGTACCTCCACCGCGCTGCTGCGTTTTTACTTGTGATATGGATCCTCTATGTTACATATCTGATCTTCCGTCATTACAAACATTATCGTGTGCTCACTTATGGTATGGTCCTTGCTATCATCCTTGTTGCACTTCAGACTTTGACTGGCATCATGTCCGTTATAACAAGTGTTAACCTTTATGTAGCATTATTCCATAGTCTAATTATTACGATTTTATTTGCGCTATTTTGCTATCTTAGTCTACTTGCTACCCGCAGCCAAAAAAATCGCTTGCAAATTTAA
- a CDS encoding MOSC domain-containing protein, which yields MVRRIVHLAVGKPKEMTFQSDQNMMTGIKKQAVKEAFLTEEGFQNDGSFHLKYHGGPDRTVCIFPAEHYVLFEETFQKKLPDAAFGENLTVTNMLETDVAIGDLFQAGDAVFQVTEARNPCSTIAKYNAMPELYEMVRKTGYTGYLCRTIRSGKIQLGDELVRLKQDPHQITVSYCHEMILHRKGDLAAFKRILAVPALSERYRAAVEKKLK from the coding sequence ATGGTGAGAAGAATTGTACATTTAGCTGTTGGTAAACCAAAAGAAATGACTTTTCAAAGCGATCAAAACATGATGACTGGAATAAAAAAGCAAGCGGTTAAAGAAGCTTTTTTGACAGAAGAAGGTTTTCAAAATGATGGATCTTTTCATCTTAAGTATCACGGGGGACCAGATCGAACCGTTTGTATCTTTCCAGCAGAGCACTACGTCTTATTTGAAGAAACGTTTCAAAAGAAATTACCAGATGCTGCATTTGGAGAAAATTTAACAGTCACAAATATGCTAGAGACCGACGTAGCCATTGGTGATCTATTTCAGGCAGGCGATGCTGTCTTTCAAGTAACCGAAGCGCGTAACCCTTGCTCAACCATTGCGAAATATAATGCTATGCCAGAGCTTTATGAAATGGTGCGAAAAACAGGATATACTGGATACTTATGCCGTACTATTAGAAGCGGAAAAATTCAATTAGGTGATGAGTTGGTTCGTTTAAAACAAGATCCACATCAGATAACGGTTAGTTATTGCCATGAAATGATCTTACATAGGAAAGGCGATCTTGCTGCTTTTAAGCGGATTTTAGCGGTGCCAGCTTTGTCTGAGCGTTACCGTGCAGCAGTAGAAAAAAAGCTGAAATAA
- a CDS encoding DUF4870 domain-containing protein yields the protein MRNNDKLLAILAYLSYFFLPIILPIIIWVAVSSNYVKKHAKTALFVNILPSIINLLFLLILGIYGLGVAVDDGLIVLSILGVGFILLMNLIVFIWVIVRVVKVATDRI from the coding sequence TTGCGAAACAATGACAAACTTCTTGCCATTTTGGCTTATTTAAGTTATTTTTTCTTGCCGATCATTTTGCCAATTATCATTTGGGTTGCTGTTTCTAGTAATTACGTTAAAAAGCATGCAAAAACAGCTTTATTTGTTAACATTCTGCCATCGATTATCAATCTTCTCTTCCTCCTTATTCTTGGAATTTACGGCTTAGGGGTAGCAGTAGATGATGGGCTGATTGTCCTTTCTATTTTAGGTGTAGGTTTTATCCTTTTAATGAACTTGATCGTTTTTATCTGGGTGATCGTACGTGTTGTTAAAGTTGCAACAGATCGTATCTAA
- the hemH gene encoding ferrochelatase, whose translation MKKIGLLVMAYGTPYSDADIERYYTDIRRGKRPTAEMVADLRERYQAIGGLSPLAKITEEQAYGLERVLNAQEAGVEFKVYVGLKHIEPFIEDAVAKMHQDGITEAISIVLAPHYSSFSVKSYNERALTAASKLGDLKIKTIDEWYLEPKFIEMWAARINEVARQIPEAELDKAILIISAHSLPEKIKEYGDPYPKQLQETADLIAEKVIVPHVALGFQSEAKTGVPWLGPDVQDLTEQLYQTNHYQHFIYAPVGFVADHLEVLYDNDYECKVITDKLQVAYHRPPMPNADPTFLDVLKTVVKKAYQEMS comes from the coding sequence ATGAAGAAAATAGGGCTGTTAGTGATGGCTTATGGAACGCCATATAGCGATGCAGATATTGAACGTTATTATACAGATATTAGGCGCGGCAAGAGGCCAACAGCTGAAATGGTTGCTGATTTGCGTGAACGTTATCAGGCGATTGGTGGCTTATCACCACTTGCGAAAATTACAGAAGAACAAGCTTACGGTTTAGAACGTGTATTAAATGCACAAGAGGCTGGGGTTGAATTCAAAGTCTACGTTGGCTTAAAACATATTGAACCCTTTATTGAAGATGCTGTAGCAAAGATGCATCAAGATGGTATAACAGAAGCCATTTCTATTGTTCTTGCACCGCACTATTCAAGCTTTAGTGTTAAATCATATAATGAACGTGCGCTGACTGCCGCTTCAAAATTGGGTGATTTAAAGATCAAAACGATTGATGAATGGTATCTTGAGCCCAAATTTATTGAGATGTGGGCAGCGCGTATTAATGAAGTTGCACGTCAGATTCCTGAAGCTGAACTAGACAAAGCCATCTTAATTATTTCTGCTCATAGTCTACCAGAGAAGATTAAAGAATACGGTGATCCCTATCCAAAGCAATTACAGGAAACAGCAGATTTAATTGCAGAAAAAGTGATTGTTCCGCATGTCGCACTCGGTTTTCAAAGTGAAGCCAAAACAGGCGTTCCTTGGCTAGGCCCTGATGTCCAAGATTTAACAGAGCAGCTTTATCAAACAAATCACTATCAACATTTCATTTATGCACCTGTAGGATTTGTGGCAGATCACCTTGAAGTGCTGTACGATAATGATTACGAATGTAAAGTGATCACAGATAAGTTACAAGTAGCTTATCATCGCCCGCCAATGCCAAATGCAGATCCAACATTTTTGGATGTATTAAAAACGGTCGTCAAAAAGGCATATCAGGAGATGAGCTAA
- the hemE gene encoding uroporphyrinogen decarboxylase, translating into MAKITNDLFLRAAKREAVEKIPVWYMRQAGRSQPEYRKLKEKYSLFEMTHEPELCAYVTRLPVENYGVDAAILYKDIMTPLVGMGIDVEIKSGIGPVIPQRIQKFQDVERLGTLDVAKDLPYILETIRLLTSEQLEVPLIGFSGAPFTIASYLVEGGPSRNYHRTKALMYKDPATWSFLMEKLGQMITDYLIAQIGAGASAVQLFDSWAGSLSLADYDEYIKPTASKIVQQVKAIYPDTPIIMQAVGASHLLNSFSDLSVDVLGFDWRVSVNQARELTRGKALQGNLDPSLLLAEEKCLHVADQILLEAVKRRGFIFNLGHGVFPEVSPQMLQKLTKHVHQQSEKFLKKGDHL; encoded by the coding sequence TTGGCTAAGATAACAAATGATTTGTTCTTGCGGGCGGCTAAAAGAGAAGCTGTTGAAAAAATTCCTGTATGGTATATGAGACAAGCCGGGAGATCACAACCGGAATATCGCAAGCTTAAAGAAAAATATTCCTTATTCGAAATGACGCATGAACCTGAACTGTGCGCTTATGTAACGCGTTTACCTGTCGAAAACTACGGTGTGGATGCCGCTATTTTGTACAAAGATATTATGACACCACTCGTTGGGATGGGGATTGACGTTGAAATAAAAAGCGGGATTGGCCCAGTGATTCCTCAGCGGATCCAGAAATTCCAAGATGTAGAGCGCTTAGGGACATTAGATGTAGCGAAAGACCTGCCTTACATATTAGAAACCATTCGTTTGTTAACGAGCGAACAATTAGAAGTTCCACTTATTGGTTTTTCTGGTGCCCCATTCACGATTGCTAGTTATTTAGTTGAAGGAGGTCCGTCACGGAATTATCATCGAACGAAAGCGTTAATGTATAAAGACCCAGCTACTTGGTCGTTTTTGATGGAAAAGCTTGGGCAAATGATTACTGATTATTTAATTGCTCAAATTGGCGCTGGCGCAAGTGCAGTACAATTATTTGATTCGTGGGCGGGATCATTAAGTCTTGCTGATTATGATGAATATATTAAGCCCACAGCGTCTAAAATAGTGCAACAAGTTAAAGCGATTTATCCAGATACACCGATTATCATGCAAGCAGTCGGAGCTTCACATTTGCTAAACTCATTCTCTGATCTATCCGTTGATGTTTTGGGATTTGATTGGCGTGTGTCTGTTAATCAGGCAAGAGAACTTACACGTGGCAAGGCACTACAGGGGAACTTAGATCCGTCACTATTACTTGCAGAAGAAAAATGTCTTCATGTAGCAGACCAAATTTTACTAGAAGCAGTAAAAAGACGTGGCTTTATCTTTAATTTAGGGCATGGAGTTTTCCCGGAAGTTTCACCGCAAATGTTACAAAAATTGACGAAGCACGTTCATCAACAAAGTGAAAAATTTTTAAAAAAAGGTGATCATTTATGA
- a CDS encoding antibiotic biosynthesis monooxygenase produces the protein MKNIYITTGTEHFLRQILNDHPSDNILLLQNYNQSLLLQESSDPTVFKEESTYHLLQNRGEIKGSGSVVFEYIMVRDEEIPLFLKLYQNLSVHFNETAGLQCIQLGQSLKNNKFIIIMFWDNASDYPLWKKTPHYQEIVKVMESNNTQIGFSHTDIYHFPEFTHDAK, from the coding sequence ATGAAAAACATTTATATAACAACAGGGACAGAACATTTTTTACGGCAAATCTTAAATGATCACCCATCTGATAACATTCTTTTACTGCAAAACTATAATCAGTCGCTTTTATTACAAGAAAGCTCTGACCCTACAGTTTTTAAAGAAGAAAGTACGTATCATTTGCTGCAAAATCGCGGTGAAATAAAAGGGAGCGGTAGCGTCGTATTCGAATATATTATGGTACGTGATGAAGAAATCCCCCTTTTTCTAAAACTTTATCAAAATCTAAGCGTTCATTTTAACGAAACAGCTGGTTTGCAATGTATTCAGCTCGGACAGTCTCTAAAAAATAATAAGTTTATTATCATTATGTTCTGGGACAATGCATCTGATTATCCTCTTTGGAAAAAAACACCACATTACCAAGAAATCGTGAAAGTCATGGAAAGCAACAATACACAGATTGGCTTTTCACATACAGATATTTATCATTTTCCTGAATTTACGCATGATGCTAAATAA